The Streptomyces sp. NBC_00344 genome includes a window with the following:
- a CDS encoding glycerophosphodiester phosphodiesterase: MNHPVRRPVVYAHRGARAEEPENTLRSFRRALALGADGIELDIRLTADGHLVVIHDKAVDRTTDGTGLVADFTLADLQALDAGEGERIPTFDEAMEVCGDVVQIEIKALESVQALAERERRTPLPGSVVLTSFSKTAVEEAARWLPHVPRGLITHHPGADMIKDALDLKATWVCPELKPELTRDLVDRCHETGIQVDAWPTGDRAHLLHWVEIGADAVTTDYPGRIDEWLAPSGG, translated from the coding sequence GTGAACCACCCCGTGAGGCGTCCCGTGGTGTACGCACACCGTGGAGCCCGGGCCGAAGAGCCGGAGAACACCCTGCGGTCCTTCCGGCGGGCCCTCGCTCTGGGCGCCGACGGCATCGAACTCGACATCCGCCTCACCGCTGACGGCCACCTCGTCGTCATCCACGACAAGGCCGTGGACCGCACGACGGACGGCACCGGCCTCGTCGCCGACTTCACCCTGGCCGATCTCCAGGCACTCGACGCAGGAGAGGGAGAGCGCATACCCACCTTCGACGAGGCCATGGAAGTCTGCGGGGACGTCGTCCAGATCGAGATCAAGGCCCTGGAGTCGGTGCAGGCCCTCGCCGAGCGGGAGCGCCGTACCCCGCTGCCCGGGTCGGTAGTGCTGACCTCCTTCAGCAAGACCGCGGTCGAAGAGGCCGCCCGTTGGCTGCCGCACGTACCGCGTGGCCTGATCACCCACCACCCCGGCGCCGACATGATCAAGGACGCGCTCGACCTCAAGGCCACCTGGGTGTGCCCGGAGCTGAAGCCCGAGCTCACCCGGGACCTCGTGGACCGCTGTCACGAGACCGGCATCCAGGTGGACGCCTGGCCCACCGGGGATCGCGCCCACCTGCTCCACTGGGTCGAAATCGGAGCGGACGCCGTGACCACGGACTACCCGGGGCGGATCGACGAGTGGCTGGCCCCGTCCGGCGGTTGA